From Armatimonadota bacterium, a single genomic window includes:
- a CDS encoding FAD binding domain-containing protein, with the protein MDVLLPRTLEEALEMKAERPEAVPIAGGTDVMVELNFGRQRPEALMDICRLPELARWRREDSVFFLGAGVTFTRILRELSQFRPLAQAARSVGSPQIRNRGTVGGNLGTASPAGDALPVLAAYDAEILLGRAGGQTRALPWDQFLVGPKQTALQPAELILGARWRISRGPGSFSKVGPRNAMVIAVVSLCLVVDEERRQVRVALGSVGPTVLRAPAAEAYASGALEDAGVWDDPAAPLPGPVLEEFGQRVAAAARPIDDVRGTAAYRRHACAVLARRALGWALQERRG; encoded by the coding sequence ATGGACGTCCTGCTGCCCCGTACCCTGGAGGAAGCCCTGGAGATGAAGGCCGAACGGCCGGAGGCCGTGCCCATCGCCGGAGGGACAGACGTGATGGTGGAGCTCAACTTCGGCCGCCAGCGGCCCGAAGCCCTGATGGACATCTGCCGCCTGCCCGAGCTGGCGCGGTGGCGGCGGGAGGACAGCGTCTTCTTCCTTGGCGCGGGGGTGACCTTCACCCGCATCCTGCGGGAGCTGTCGCAGTTCCGCCCTCTGGCGCAGGCGGCGCGCAGTGTGGGCTCGCCCCAGATCCGCAACCGGGGGACGGTGGGCGGGAACCTGGGGACCGCCTCGCCGGCCGGCGACGCCCTGCCGGTGCTGGCCGCCTACGATGCTGAGATCCTGCTGGGGCGGGCCGGCGGGCAGACCCGGGCGCTGCCCTGGGACCAGTTCCTGGTGGGGCCTAAGCAGACGGCGCTGCAGCCGGCGGAGCTGATCCTGGGGGCACGCTGGCGTATCAGCCGGGGCCCCGGGTCGTTTTCCAAGGTGGGGCCGCGGAATGCCATGGTCATCGCCGTGGTCAGCCTCTGCCTGGTGGTGGACGAGGAGAGGCGGCAGGTGCGCGTGGCCCTGGGCTCGGTGGGGCCGACGGTGTTGCGTGCCCCGGCGGCAGAGGCCTACGCCTCCGGTGCGCTGGAGGACGCCGGGGTGTGGGACGACCCGGCGGCGCCCCTACCGGGGCCGGTCCTTGAGGAGTTCGGCCAGCGGGTGGCCGCGGCGGCCCGACCGATCGACGACGTCCGGGGAACGGCCGCCTACCGCCGGCACGCCTGTGCGGTACTGGCGCGGCGGGCGCTGGGATGGGCGCTGCAGGAGAGGAGAGGCTGA
- the pucD gene encoding xanthine dehydrogenase subunit D has translation MSVRTVRRTRGVVGESVRRVDGVPKVKGQFLFGSDLWAEGMLWGHTLRSPYPSARIRSVNIAAALAHPGVAAVLLAEDVPGKKTYGLEFADQPVLAWERVRYAGEPVAVLAAIDPESARRAAEKIVVDYEVLPAVTDMEQALRPDAPRVHDFGNVLRHIRIEHGNPGAEAEVWVEGYYETGMQDQAPLGPEAGLAIPAPDGGVDLYVATQWLHVDREQIAPCLNLPTEKVRLHLAGVGGAFGSREDVHMHIHACLLALRTGRPVKMSYGREESFLGHVHRHPARIWMRHGARRDGRLVNVYARIVLDGGAYASSSAAVIHNAATFATGPYEVPNALIEATCVYTNNPPCGAMRSFGAVQAAIGYEAQMDKLARALGIDPVELRLRNALAPGSVLPTGQVIRGSAPVREVIRRCAAIPLPPEEPPQGRHPIFLPGGTGNVSRGERLRRGVGFAVGYKNIAYSGGFDDSAEARVRLFRGPGGAVAEVHSAAAEVGQGIHTILLQVARTELGIEQVVLHPPDTQVGSAGSTSASRQTVMSGGAVQLACRAVKEELLARVRRLAQTEGRPLREPLDIEGGMVLAAGDPLAPVEEFLEPPIEQTRVYHHRRTTPIDARGQGEPHVAFGFAAERAVVEVDEELGLVRVVQIAGAQDVGRALHPQGVTGQIEGGTAQGLGFALMEELQLEEGRIRNASFTDYLIPTVLDMPPVVSALVEDPDPDAPYGAKGVGEMSAIVSTPAILAALRDATGRELNRVPVRPDDLIGLAPPRTSAGPPPSPQVPGPEPIPYYAGLAAGQATLMRGPG, from the coding sequence GTGAGCGTGCGCACCGTGCGTCGCACCCGCGGCGTGGTGGGCGAAAGCGTCCGCCGCGTCGACGGGGTGCCCAAGGTGAAGGGGCAGTTCCTGTTCGGCAGCGACCTGTGGGCGGAGGGGATGCTCTGGGGTCACACCCTGCGCAGCCCCTACCCGTCCGCACGCATCCGTTCCGTGAACATCGCCGCCGCGCTGGCCCACCCGGGAGTGGCCGCTGTCCTTTTGGCAGAGGATGTTCCTGGCAAGAAGACCTACGGGTTGGAGTTCGCCGACCAGCCGGTGCTGGCCTGGGAACGGGTGCGCTACGCCGGGGAGCCCGTGGCCGTCCTGGCGGCGATCGACCCGGAGTCGGCACGGCGCGCCGCGGAGAAGATCGTGGTGGATTACGAGGTTCTGCCCGCCGTCACCGACATGGAGCAGGCGCTGCGGCCCGATGCTCCCCGGGTTCACGACTTCGGCAACGTCCTGCGGCACATCCGCATCGAGCACGGCAACCCCGGCGCGGAGGCGGAGGTGTGGGTGGAGGGGTACTATGAGACGGGGATGCAGGACCAGGCCCCCCTGGGCCCCGAGGCGGGGCTGGCCATCCCGGCGCCCGATGGTGGGGTGGACCTCTACGTGGCCACCCAGTGGCTGCACGTGGACCGGGAGCAGATCGCCCCCTGCCTCAACCTGCCAACGGAAAAAGTCCGCCTGCACCTGGCCGGAGTGGGCGGCGCCTTCGGCTCCCGTGAGGACGTGCACATGCACATCCATGCCTGCCTGCTGGCCCTGCGTACGGGCCGGCCGGTGAAGATGTCCTACGGGCGGGAAGAATCTTTCCTCGGTCACGTCCACCGCCACCCCGCCCGCATCTGGATGCGACACGGCGCGCGGCGCGACGGGCGGCTGGTCAACGTCTACGCGCGGATAGTCCTGGACGGAGGCGCCTACGCCTCCTCCTCGGCGGCGGTGATTCACAACGCCGCCACCTTCGCCACGGGGCCGTACGAGGTCCCCAACGCGCTCATCGAGGCCACCTGCGTCTACACCAACAACCCGCCCTGCGGGGCCATGCGCAGTTTTGGTGCGGTGCAGGCGGCCATCGGCTACGAGGCTCAGATGGACAAGCTGGCCCGGGCGCTGGGTATAGACCCCGTGGAGCTGCGCCTGCGGAACGCTCTGGCCCCCGGCTCCGTTCTGCCCACGGGCCAAGTCATCCGGGGCAGTGCTCCGGTGCGCGAGGTGATCCGCCGCTGCGCCGCCATTCCCCTGCCCCCGGAGGAACCGCCGCAGGGGCGCCATCCCATCTTCCTGCCCGGGGGCACAGGCAACGTCTCCCGCGGGGAGCGCTTGCGGCGCGGGGTCGGCTTCGCTGTGGGCTACAAGAACATCGCCTACAGCGGCGGCTTTGACGACTCGGCGGAGGCCCGGGTGCGCCTCTTCCGCGGTCCGGGTGGGGCGGTGGCCGAAGTGCACAGTGCCGCCGCCGAGGTGGGGCAGGGCATCCACACCATCCTGCTGCAGGTGGCGCGCACGGAGCTGGGTATCGAGCAGGTGGTGCTCCACCCGCCGGACACGCAGGTGGGCTCCGCCGGATCCACCTCGGCCTCGCGGCAGACGGTGATGTCCGGCGGCGCCGTGCAGCTGGCCTGTCGCGCGGTGAAAGAGGAGCTCTTGGCCCGCGTCCGCCGCCTGGCGCAGACGGAAGGTCGGCCGCTCCGGGAGCCCCTGGACATCGAAGGCGGGATGGTGCTGGCTGCGGGCGATCCCCTGGCCCCCGTAGAGGAGTTCCTGGAGCCGCCTATCGAGCAGACGCGCGTCTACCACCACCGACGCACCACCCCCATCGACGCGCGCGGCCAGGGCGAGCCGCATGTGGCCTTCGGCTTCGCCGCCGAGCGGGCCGTGGTGGAGGTGGACGAGGAACTGGGTCTGGTCCGCGTGGTGCAGATCGCCGGGGCTCAGGACGTGGGACGGGCGCTGCACCCTCAGGGAGTTACCGGGCAGATCGAGGGCGGGACCGCCCAGGGGCTGGGCTTTGCTCTGATGGAGGAGCTGCAGCTGGAGGAAGGCCGGATTCGGAACGCCTCGTTCACCGACTACCTGATCCCCACCGTCCTGGATATGCCACCGGTAGTCTCCGCCCTGGTAGAGGACCCTGACCCGGACGCCCCCTACGGAGCCAAGGGGGTGGGAGAGATGTCCGCCATCGTCTCCACACCCGCCATCCTGGCCGCACTGCGCGACGCCACCGGCCGCGAGCTGAACCGGGTCCCTGTGCGGCCGGACGACCTGATCGGTCTGGCCCCGCCCCGCACCTCCGCAGGCCCGCCCCCCTCACCCCAGGTCCCCGGACCGGAACCAATTCCCTACTATGCGGGCCTGGCAGCCGGACAGGCCACGCTTATGCGTGGCCCCGGGTAG
- a CDS encoding ABC transporter ATP-binding protein, producing the protein MHVEAFLVLRNITKTFPGVVANDRVTLEVRPGEVHALLGENGAGKTTLMSVLYGIYQPDAGEIVLRGRSVRIRSPHDAITRGIGMVPQQFLLVRRHTVAENVALGLAGTPPLFPARQVQRRIEELGQRYGLLVDPRAPIWSLSVSEQQRVEIIKALLRGAEILILDEPTSVLTPQETLGLFAVLRRMKEEGHAVIFITHKLDEVMAVADRVTVLRKGRVVDTVPVAQTDKRALARMMVGREVEFRLPKAPAATDGEALGVEDLWARSDRGLLALRGVSFSVRRGEILGIAGVAGNGQREQVEVLTGLRRAERGRVRVLGRDVTNRSPREIFEAGAAHIPEERVRMGIVPRLSVAENLVLRQYRYPPFCRGPLLDAEAILDFSHRMIAEYDIATPSARTPARALSGGNIQKLILARELSGEPGLVIAAHPTSGLDVSATEQIHALLLRRRQQGAGVLLVSEDLDEILALSDRIAVMFGGEIVGTVAATEADRERLGLMMTGQRA; encoded by the coding sequence GTGCATGTGGAGGCCTTCCTCGTCCTCCGGAACATCACCAAGACGTTTCCCGGAGTGGTTGCCAACGACCGCGTCACCCTGGAGGTGCGGCCGGGAGAGGTGCACGCCCTGCTGGGTGAGAACGGCGCTGGCAAGACCACCCTGATGAGCGTCCTCTACGGGATCTACCAGCCCGATGCGGGTGAGATCGTGTTGCGGGGCCGCTCCGTGCGCATCCGCTCCCCGCACGATGCCATCACCCGGGGCATCGGCATGGTCCCCCAGCAGTTCCTCCTGGTACGCCGGCACACGGTGGCGGAGAATGTGGCCCTGGGCCTGGCCGGGACGCCGCCGCTCTTTCCGGCACGGCAGGTGCAGCGGCGAATCGAAGAGCTGGGACAGCGCTACGGCCTGCTGGTCGACCCCCGGGCACCCATCTGGAGCCTTTCCGTCAGCGAGCAGCAGCGGGTGGAGATCATCAAGGCGCTGCTGCGGGGCGCAGAGATCCTCATCCTGGACGAGCCTACCAGCGTCCTCACGCCGCAGGAGACGCTGGGGCTCTTCGCCGTACTGCGGCGGATGAAGGAGGAAGGGCATGCCGTCATCTTCATCACCCACAAGCTGGACGAGGTGATGGCCGTCGCAGACCGGGTGACGGTCCTGCGGAAGGGGCGGGTGGTGGATACGGTCCCGGTGGCCCAGACGGACAAGCGGGCCCTGGCCCGGATGATGGTGGGCCGCGAGGTCGAGTTCCGCCTGCCCAAGGCCCCTGCTGCCACGGACGGGGAGGCGCTGGGCGTGGAGGACCTCTGGGCGCGCAGCGACCGCGGCCTGCTGGCCCTGCGCGGGGTCTCCTTCAGCGTGCGTCGCGGAGAGATCCTGGGGATCGCCGGTGTGGCGGGCAACGGGCAGCGGGAGCAGGTGGAGGTCCTGACCGGGTTGCGGCGGGCGGAGCGGGGCCGGGTGCGGGTGCTGGGCCGGGATGTGACCAACCGCTCGCCCCGCGAGATCTTCGAGGCGGGAGCGGCGCACATCCCCGAAGAACGGGTGCGCATGGGGATCGTGCCGCGGCTCTCCGTGGCCGAGAACTTGGTCCTGCGTCAGTACCGCTATCCTCCCTTCTGTCGCGGGCCGCTCCTCGATGCGGAGGCGATCCTGGACTTCAGCCACCGCATGATCGCCGAGTACGACATCGCCACGCCCTCCGCGCGCACGCCCGCTCGAGCCCTCTCCGGGGGCAACATCCAGAAGCTCATCCTCGCCCGCGAGCTCTCGGGGGAGCCGGGGCTGGTCATCGCCGCCCACCCCACCTCCGGTCTCGACGTCAGCGCCACCGAGCAGATCCACGCCCTCCTGCTGCGGCGCCGCCAGCAGGGGGCCGGTGTCCTGCTGGTCTCGGAAGACCTGGACGAGATCCTGGCGCTTTCGGACCGGATCGCCGTCATGTTCGGCGGCGAGATCGTGGGCACCGTGGCCGCGACGGAGGCAGACCGCGAGCGGCTGGGGCTGATGATGACGGGGCAGCGCGCATGA
- a CDS encoding (2Fe-2S)-binding protein, with translation MLVKARVNGQWRTADVWPGSSLLYMLREHLGLPGSKNACEQGECGSCSVWLDGELVCACLVLAAQAHGREVETVESLAADERLHPVQEAFLEAGAVQCGFCTPGLVVAVTDLLRREPHPDEATVREALSGNLCRCTGYVKILDAVHLAAERMRENST, from the coding sequence ATGCTGGTGAAGGCCAGGGTCAACGGACAGTGGCGCACCGCGGATGTCTGGCCCGGGTCCAGCCTGCTGTACATGCTGCGCGAGCACCTGGGGCTGCCCGGTTCCAAGAACGCCTGCGAGCAGGGGGAGTGCGGCTCCTGCTCCGTCTGGCTGGATGGCGAGCTGGTCTGTGCCTGCCTGGTGCTGGCGGCGCAAGCGCACGGGCGGGAGGTGGAGACGGTGGAGTCCCTGGCTGCCGACGAGCGCCTCCACCCCGTGCAGGAAGCCTTCCTGGAAGCCGGCGCGGTGCAGTGCGGCTTCTGCACCCCGGGACTGGTGGTGGCCGTGACCGACCTGCTGCGCCGCGAACCCCACCCCGACGAGGCCACGGTGCGGGAGGCCCTCTCCGGGAACCTGTGCCGCTGCACCGGCTACGTGAAGATCCTGGATGCCGTGCACCTGGCGGCGGAGCGGATGCGGGAAAACTCCACCTGA
- a CDS encoding 8-oxoguanine deaminase: protein MSRILIEHCEVVATMDDAGTEIAGGSILMDEGVIAWVGGGAPPRSEGAERVDGRGTVALPGLVNTHHHLYQALTRVRAQDRGLFGWLRALYPVWAGLDAEWVLTAARVGLAELALSGCATTTDHHYIFPPGRPGLLQAEIDAARQIGLRFHPCRGSMDLGEAQGGLPPDSLVEDTETALAETEDAVRRFHDPRPGAMVRVAVAPCSPFSVTPRLMRESAELARRLGVRLHTHIAETMEEETYCQATFGRRPVQLLEDLGWVGPDVWLAHCVHVNPSEVSTFARTATGVAWCPASNLRLGSGVAPVRALLDAGAPVGLGVDGSASNDSGNLLAEARLGLLVQRVHGAAAITAREVLRIATRGGAACLGREDVGSLEPGKRADVALFPVDGLAFAGAEADLVAALLFCGPPRVHHLFVEGRPVVRAGRLVGVDEAEIAAAGRRLARRIAGGAGRVVR, encoded by the coding sequence GTGAGCCGGATTCTCATCGAGCACTGCGAGGTCGTCGCCACCATGGACGACGCCGGGACGGAGATTGCCGGGGGATCCATCCTCATGGATGAGGGGGTGATCGCCTGGGTGGGCGGTGGGGCTCCTCCGCGGTCGGAGGGGGCGGAGCGGGTGGACGGCCGTGGCACCGTGGCCCTGCCCGGACTGGTCAACACCCATCACCACCTGTACCAGGCGCTGACCCGCGTGCGGGCTCAGGACCGGGGCCTCTTCGGCTGGCTTCGGGCGCTCTACCCGGTGTGGGCCGGGCTGGATGCGGAGTGGGTGCTGACCGCGGCGCGGGTGGGCCTGGCCGAGCTGGCCCTCTCCGGCTGCGCCACGACCACCGACCACCACTACATCTTTCCCCCCGGCCGCCCCGGGCTGCTGCAGGCGGAGATCGACGCGGCACGGCAGATCGGCTTGCGCTTCCACCCCTGCCGCGGCTCCATGGACCTGGGGGAGGCGCAGGGCGGGCTGCCCCCGGACAGCCTGGTGGAGGACACGGAGACCGCGCTGGCGGAGACCGAAGACGCGGTGCGCCGCTTCCACGATCCCCGGCCGGGGGCCATGGTGCGCGTGGCCGTGGCCCCCTGCTCGCCCTTCTCGGTCACACCGCGGCTGATGCGGGAATCTGCGGAGCTGGCGCGGCGCCTGGGGGTGCGTCTGCACACCCACATCGCCGAGACGATGGAGGAGGAGACATACTGCCAGGCCACCTTCGGGCGGCGGCCGGTCCAGCTCCTGGAGGACCTGGGGTGGGTGGGACCCGACGTCTGGCTGGCGCACTGTGTGCACGTCAACCCCTCCGAGGTGAGCACATTTGCCCGCACCGCCACAGGGGTGGCCTGGTGCCCGGCATCAAACCTCCGCCTGGGCTCGGGTGTGGCCCCGGTGCGGGCGCTGCTGGACGCGGGGGCGCCGGTGGGCCTGGGCGTAGACGGCTCGGCATCCAACGACAGTGGGAACCTCCTGGCGGAGGCCCGCCTGGGTCTCCTGGTGCAGCGGGTGCACGGCGCTGCCGCCATCACCGCTCGGGAGGTGCTGCGGATCGCCACCCGCGGGGGAGCGGCCTGCCTGGGGCGGGAGGATGTCGGCTCGCTGGAACCAGGCAAGCGCGCCGACGTGGCCCTCTTCCCTGTGGACGGGCTGGCCTTCGCCGGGGCGGAGGCGGACCTGGTGGCGGCGTTGCTCTTCTGCGGCCCGCCCCGGGTCCACCACCTGTTCGTGGAGGGCCGCCCGGTGGTGCGTGCCGGCAGACTGGTCGGCGTCGATGAGGCGGAGATTGCCGCGGCGGGGCGCAGGTTGGCCCGGCGCATCGCCGGGGGTGCGGGGAGGGTGGTCAGGTGA